In Rissa tridactyla isolate bRisTri1 chromosome 2, bRisTri1.patW.cur.20221130, whole genome shotgun sequence, a single window of DNA contains:
- the RAB12 gene encoding ras-related protein Rab-12 — MEPGSGLPQRRLGGGGLDLGAGSAGGSPALSGGQSRRRKQPPRPADFKLQVIIIGSRGVGKTSLMERFTDDTFCEACKSTVGVDFKIKTVELRGKKIRLQIWDTAGQERFNSITSAYYRSAKGIILVYDITKKETFDDLPKWMKMIDKYASEDAELLLVGNKLDCEVDREITRQQGEKFAQQITGMRFCEASAKDNFNVDEIFLKLVDDILKKMPLDVIRNELSNSILSLQPEPEIPPELPPPRPHVRCC; from the exons ATGGAGCCGGGCTCGGGGCTGCCGCAGCGCAGGTTGGGGGGCGGCGGGCTGGACCTCGGGGCGGGCTCGGCGGGGGGGTCGCCGGCGCTCTCTGGGGGCCAGTCCCGCCGCAGGAAGCAGCCGCCGCGGCCGGCCGACTTCAAGCTGCAGGTGATCATCATCGGGTCGCGGGGGGTGGGCAAGACCAGCCTGATGGAGCGCTTCACCGACGACACCTTCTGCGAGGCCTGCAAGTCCACCGTGG gtgttgattttaaaatcaaaacagtagagctaagaggaaagaaaattagaTTACAAATCTG gGACACAGCAGGTCAGGAGAGATTCAACAGCATTACCTCAGCTTATTACAGAAGTGCCAAGGGAATTATTTTGGTGTATGATATCACCAAGAAGGAAACATTTGACGATTTACCAAAATGGATGAAAATGATTGATAAG TATGCTTCAGAAGATGCAGAGCTTCTATTAGTTGGAAATAAACTGGACTGTGAAGTTGATCGAGAGATTACTCGACAGCAGGGAGAAAAG TTTGCACAGCAAATAACTGGGATGCGGTTCTGTGAAGCAAGTGCCAAGGATAATTTTAATGTGgatgaaatatttctaaaacttGTTGATGACATTCTGAAAAAG atgcCACTGGATGTTATAAGAAATGAGTTGTCCAACAGTATCCTGTCCCTGCAACCAGAGCCAGAAATCCCACCAGAACTGCCTCCTCCAAGGCCGCATGTCCGTTGCTGTTGA